The genomic DNA TTTGGTGATAGTCTTCAGCGGGATAAAAGATCTCCGCTTCGCTGATCTCGGTGACCGCCGGTCCGCCGGGGAAGGCGTTCGCTTTGTTCAGTTTGTGCTTGTAGTTTGTGGCAAGCTCTTTCTGTTCGTCGTTGTGATAGAAGATCACGCTGCGATATTGCGTGCCGACATCGTTGCCTTGACGGTTGCGAGTCGTCGGGTCGTGCGTTTTCCAAAAGACTTCTAACAAGGTGTCGAAGCTGACCTTGGCTGGGTCGTAGGTGATCTGGCAGACCTCGGCGTGGCCGGTGCGGCCGGTGCAGATCATCTTATAGGTCGGGTTGGGAACCTTGCCGCCCATGTAGCCCGAGACGATCTTCTCGACTCCTTCGAGTCGTTGGAAGACCGCTTCGACGCACCAGAAGCATCCGGCGCCAAAGGTCGCGATCTTCATCTCGCCAGCCGCGGGCTGCCCCGCAGATTCGCTGCTGCTTTGAGGTTCATCGGCTCGAGCGGCAACCGCCGTCGTCGCGACCAAAACCGCCATCATGATTAAACTACGCATCGTGGGATTGTCTCCATTTAAGTGGTCTTCGAGGCCGACGATCTCACCCCGACTGAACCCTGTATACAGGATGAAGCAGCGTTTCAATTTGAGGTATCAGCCGGCATGCGCTGGTGCCCGGTTGGCCGAGGGAACCGGACGTCAGCGCGTGCCGGCTAATTCGCCTAAGCACAAACAATTAATTGCCCTGACCCTGGATATTATAGCCTTGCGTAAGGCGGAGGCGAAAGATTAGTTGTCCGACAGCGTCTGCAACGCGCGGGTCGCGGTCGGATTATTGGGCTCAATCCCCAGCACAGCCCGGTACCACATCGCAGCAATTTGCGGTTTTTCTGACTCGAACGTCAATTCAGCCAACTCGATTCGAACCTGGACATCTTGTGGATTTTCAAGTGCTTGCAGGTGCAGATCCGCGATTTTGAGAAAGCGTTCTTTGATCTGCGTCGAACGCTCGATCAGCGTTTTCCCCTCTTCGCCGCGTTTGCCCATGATCATCGCCCGCCCCAACAAGAACATCGCTTCGTGATCGGAAGGCTCTTGTGCGAGGGCGCGTTCCAAATGCTGGATCGCAGTTTCGGGCTCGCGCTGCGCCGCCAGCACCCGTCCATATACAAGGTTAGCGATTCGGTTGTCCGGATCGACCTGTAGGGCTCGCTTGCAGGCATCGACCGCGCTATCGGAATCTCCCGCGGTTTCCCAGCACTGGGCGCGGCAGGCCCAAACCTCCGCCGATTCAGGACAGT from Rosistilla oblonga includes the following:
- the msrA gene encoding peptide-methionine (S)-S-oxide reductase MsrA, whose protein sequence is MRSLIMMAVLVATTAVAARADEPQSSSESAGQPAAGEMKIATFGAGCFWCVEAVFQRLEGVEKIVSGYMGGKVPNPTYKMICTGRTGHAEVCQITYDPAKVSFDTLLEVFWKTHDPTTRNRQGNDVGTQYRSVIFYHNDEQKELATNYKHKLNKANAFPGGPAVTEISEAEIFYPAEDYHQNYFNKNPGQGYCQFVVAPKVKKFQAIFGDKAKKE